The DNA window GAATACCGACTGGAGTTGGTCGCCGTTGCTGGCCGATTACGATAACGACGGATGGAAAGACCTGTACATTACCAACGGTTACGTCCGCGACTATACGAACCAGGATTTCCTGAAGTTCATGAACGACTTCATGCAGAGCCGCCCGACCAATCCCACGCGGGAAGACGTGCTGGAACTGGTGCATAAAATGCCTGCCTCAAACGTCACGAACTACATGTTCCGCAACCGCACCGGCGATGAACCCGCCGAGCAGTCGGGCGAGGTACGCTTCGCGAACATGGGGCCGAACTGGGGACTAACGCAGGCGTCGAACAGCACCGGTGCCGCCTACGCCGACCTCGACAACGACGGTGATTTGGATTTGATCGTCAACAACACAAATCAGACGGCATTTATCTACCAGAACGAAGCCCGTTCGCAGGCGAAGCACCATTTTCTGACGGTGAAATTGGTCGGTAGCGGAACCAACACGCAGGGGCTGGGCGCGAAACTGACGCTTTACCGGGCCGGTCGGCAGCAGTTTCAGGAGCAGATGCCAACGCGGGGCTATCAGTCGAGCATGTCGCCCCGGCTGCACTTCGGACTGGGCGGTGAACCCGCCATCGACTCGCTGCGAATCGTTTGGCCAACGGGCAAAGAGCAACTCCTGAAAGCCCCCAAAGCCGACCAAATGCTGACCCTGCGCGAGAGCGACGCCCGCGAAACCTACCGGGCACCGAAGGCCGGGCCGTCGCTGTTCGTCGAAACGAAATCGCCCATTGCCCGAACCTATTCGACCGTCGCGACCAATGATTTCAAGCGTCAACCACTGCTGGTTAATGCGCAGTCGTTCGGCGGGCCGTGTCTGGTAAAGGGCGACGTTAACGGCGATGGGCTGGAGGATGTCTACGCGGGCGGCAACAGCGGGCAGGCCGGTATGCTGTACATCCAGCAGGCGTCAGGGCAGTTTAGCCCGCGCCCGCAACCGGCCTTCGACGCTGACAAGCAATCCGAAGATACGGATGCCCTGTTTTTCGACGCCAACGCCGACGGTAAGCCCGATCTGTATGTATGCAGCGGTGGTTACGGCGATTTCCAGCCCGACGACGCTCGCTTGCAGGACCGGCTGTACCTGAACGACGGGACAGGCAACTTCACGAAGGCCGCCAACGCCCTGCCCGTCATGCGAACCAGCAAAAGCTGTGTGCGCGCCACTGACCTCAACGGCGATGGTAAACTCGACCTGTTCGTCGGCGGGCGGGTCATTCCGGGTCGCTACCCCGAAGCCCCGCGTTCGTATGTGCTTATTAACAACGGCACCGGTGCATTCACCGACCAAACGACCAAACTAGCCCCCGCGCTGGCGCAGATTGGTATGGTCACGGATGCCGCCTGGACCGATTTGAATGCCGACAAAAAGCCCGAACTCGTGCTGGTGGGGGAGTGGATGCCAGTTACAGTGATGAGCCTGACGGGTGGGCAACTGGTTGATAAAACGACTGATTTTCTGCCGAAGCAGTACCGCGGCTGGTGGAACAAACTGCTGGTCGATGACCTGAACGGCGACGGCCGCCCCGATCTGGTGATTGGTAACCAGGGGCTGAATACGCAGTGCCGCGCCAGCGAAACTGAACCTGCCGAACTGGTCTACAAAGACTTCGACAACAACGGTAAAATCGACCCGGTTTTGTGCCTGTACGTGCAGGGCAAAAGCTACCCCCACGCCACCCGCGACGAACTGCTCGACCAGATGGCGATGCTGCGAAAGCGATTCACCGACTACGACACCTACGCCAACGCAACGCTGACAACCGTGTTCACCGAGGACGAATTGAAAGACGCCAACCGCCTGACCGCCAATCAGCTGCAAACAACCTGCCTGCTCAGTTCCGCGGGCGGTAAACTGACCGAAAAAGCACTGCCGCTCTCGGCGCAGATTGCCCCGGTTTTCACCGTCACGGCGTTGGATTACGATCACGATGGCCATAAAGACCTACTGCTCTGCGGCAATGCAACGAAAACCCGTATCCGTTTCGGCCGCTCCGACGCCAACACGGGCGTGTTGCTCCGCAACGACGGGCGCGGGGGCTTCGTGCCGGTGTCGCCAACGCAGTCGGGTTTCCAATTGTCGGGCGACGTGCGGTCGGTGTTACCAATTGGGCAAACGCTGCTCGTGGGTATCAATCAGCAGGCCGTTCGGGCGTACAAACCGCGTAACCCCTGATGCATACCCGACGCACAAATCGCTTTGCCGTTACCGAACAATCGCTCATCACGACCGACGCATCTATGGGCGACGACGCGACGATTGTCTCCGGGCGGGCGTTCGATTTGCTGCGTGAACAGGCCCTCGACCCCGACAGCGACTGGCTGACGCTGTTTACGCGCAAAGGTCGCGAGTACGTCCGCATCGGACCATATGTGGGGTTAGTGCAACTAGCCGACGGCACACAACTTGAATTGTTGCCAAAACTGGAGCAGCCCGATCAGGCCCGGCCGCTGCTGCTAACCATGCTGCGCCACCTGCCCGATAGCCCGTTCCGCACCCTGCCCATGTCGCAGACCGGTGCTGCCGACCTGCCACTCTGGGATGTATTCGTCCTGACGTTTCTCAATGTCCTGACCACCCTGACCCGGCAGGGCTTGCAACGCGCCTACGAAACCGTCGAACGCAACGAACCCGTCTGGAAAGGGAAATTTCAGGCCACTCGCCACCTACGCGACAACGCCCACCACGCAGAACGGTTGGCCGTCCGCTACGATCAGCTCAGTGCCGACATTGCCCCCAACCGGCTCCTGAAATCGACGTTGGCAACGATCGATAAGCAGTTGTCGCGCTCGCCCGTGCAGGCGCAGGTCCGGCAGTGGCTCTGTACGCTTGACGACGTGCCGGAATGTGTGAGTATTCCCGACGATCTGCGGGCGAGTCAGCGGCTGGGGCGGTTGTTTGCGCGCTATGAACCGGCCCTGCGCTGGGCCGAGGCTCTGCTGCTGGGGCAGGCGTTTGGTGCGCAGTCGGGCCGGACGAACAGCCTGTCGTTACTGTTTCCGATGCCCCGCGTCTTCGAAGCTTATGTCGCTCACGGTGTCCGGCGATACTGGTCGGAGTCGGGGCTGGTAACCGTGCAGGAATCGTCGGCGCACCTGGTTGACGAACACGTTGGCGCGCCGAAATTCAAACTTCGCCCGGACATACTGATTCGGCAGGCCGACGGACAAACGCTGGTGCTCGACACGAAATGGAAACTACTCGACAGTACCGACCGGCGCGGCAACTACGGAATCGAACAGGCCGACCTGTATCAGCTTTTCGCCTATGGCAAGAAATACGACGCAACCCGGCTGTTCCTGATCTATCCAATGAACCCTGCCTTCCGCGAACCGCTCCACGTCTTCGGCTACGACGCATCGACTACTCTACATGTGCTCCCCTTTGACCTATCGCGTCCGCTAGCCGCTGAGGTCGACAAACTGGTTCAATACGCGCAATCGGTTTAAACGATTGATTGTCCCCGACAGCTTCTAGCTGTCGGAGCCGCGGTAGCGGCTAACACGGTAGCTCCTATTTAGCCTAACGGCTTCGACAGCTGGAAGCTGCCGCGGACAACCGTATCGATCCACATAGGTAGATTCGGTAAGGCAGAACGTTTGTATTTTGTGTGAAAAAACAACGATCAATTATGCGTACCGGCCTTGCCTTGTTGCTGTTTGCCCTTGTTCTGACAACGGCGTTTATTGCCAAACCCACCCGCGTCGTATTCTTCGGCGATTCCATCACGCAGGCGGGTGTCAATCCCGGTGGATATATCGACCGGCTGCGGAAAATGCTGCCCGCTGATCAGTTTGAACTGATTGGTGCGGGTATCGGTGGTAACAAGATCTATGATCTGTTTTTGCGGATGGATACTGACGTGCTGGCGCAGAAGCCCGACGTCGTCGTCGTTTGGGTGGGCGTCAACGACGTGTGGCACAAAAGCTCATTCGGCACTGGCACCGACCCTGACAAGTTTGTGAAATTTTACGATGCCGTAATCGACAAGCTACAGGCGGCCGGTGCGAAGGTGATGCTCTGCACGCCAGCGGCTATCGGCGAAAAAACGGATTTCAGCAATCAGCAGGACGGCGACCTGAACCAGTACAGCCAACTCATCCGCGACCTTGCCAAACGCCGGAACCTGCCGGTGATTGATCTGCGTAAGGCGTTTCTGGAGTATAACGTAAAGAACAACCCCGACAACAAAGACAAGGGTATCCTGACCACTGACCGCGTTCACCTCAACGACGCGGGTAATCAGTTCGTCGCCGAACAGATGCAGAAGGCATTGACGGGTAATGTTGCAGCCAAGTAGCTAAGTCTGGAAGCCGCTAGGCGAGTCTGTGTAGCCTGGACCGGTCCGCCGGTGCGGTCCAGGCTACACGGTATATCAGGCTACACACTACCGCTTTGTAAAATCCAGGTCGTAGTTGAGGTTCAGTCGAAAGCCGTGATTGATCTCAAAAACCGGTTTTCCTGATATCGGATCGGATTCAGGGTGCTGCGTAATCTGGTTGAGGTAATTCAACTCCAGTTGAAGGTTGTCCAGAAACTGATAACCGAACCCGCCCGAAATTCGGTTCTGGTTGAAAATATTGTCACCGACGTTGCGACCGTACCCCATAAATAATTCGTCGAAGAAATTAGCGTAGAACTCACCCGGTTCAATAGTCGGTCCGGCTAACGGAACCGTACCAGCAAGCTGATAACGGACCCTGTTCTGGTATTCCCAGCCGGTTACCCGGCGCGGGTTGTTGTCGGCACCGATACTCAGCCAACGCTGCTCAAACCGAAAGCGATGGCTGAATCTGACAGTCCCTAACTGATCGCTCAGTTGAATCTCCTCGTGCGCCCGGTGTTCCAGCGTCGGTACACCCTGATCGGCAACGGGGTAGTCACCGTATGGGTAGGTCACGAAAAACGTGTAGCCCCCGCCGACCTTCACCCGATCCGATAGCTTGTAGTTGGCACCCAACCGCGACAGCGACTGCTGCCACGACCGGATCAGTTCGACCCGTCGCCACTGGTATTCGGTATGAATCGTCCACCGTTTCGCAATTTTGTGATCCCCGTTATAGGTGTACCAACCAATGGCGTTGCGGTCGATAAGGCGATTCTGCTGCGCCAGACACCCAAGCGAGAAACCGAGTAAGACAAGAAGCAGATAGTATTGTTTCATGCACAATCGTTCATTAGACTGATTACGTAACGGCTGCCGAACGGAGATGGTTAAGGCGGGTAGAGTCAGAAAAACCAAAACGGCCAGCTATCATGACGATAACTGGCCGTTCCTGTAGAGAATAATCGCTTATGCGTTGGCTCCCTGCTTCATGCGGATGATGTTCAGGGCCGCACCGGCTTTGAACCACTCGATCTGCCCTTCGTTGTACGTGTGGTTGACGGCAAACTCGTCCGATGAGCCATCGGCGTGGTTCAGCACAACCGTCAGCGGAACGCCCGGCGCGAAGCTGGTCAGTCCTTTGATGTCGATGCTGTCGTCTTCCTGTACTTTATCGTAGTCGGCGGGGTTTGCGAACGTCAGCGCCAGCATACCCTGCTTTTTCAGGTTAGTTTCGTGAATCCGGGCGAACGAACGTACCAGGATAGCCCGAACACCCAGGAAGCGGGGTTCCATGGCCGCGTGCTCCCGCGACGAACCTTCACCGTAGTTCTCGTCACCAACGACAACCGACCCGATACCGGCGGCTTTGTAAGCCCGCTGAACAGCCGGTACTTCACCGTACTCGCCCGTCAGTTGGTTCTTCACCGTGTTTGTCTTGTCGTTGTAGTAGTTGACCGCCCCGATCAGCATGTTGTTCGAGATGTTGTCGAGGTGACCACGGTATTTCAGCCACGGACCCGCCATCGAGATGTGGTCGGTCGTACACTTGCCTTTTGCTTTGATCAGCAGTTTCAGGCCGGTAAGGTCGGTACCTTCCCACGCTTTGAACGGTGCCAGCAGTTGCAGACGGTCCGACGTTGGCGATACGATTACCTTTACTCCCGAACCATCTTCGGCTGGTGCCTGATAACCGGCGTCATCGACAGCGTAGCCTTGTAGTGGTTGCTCGATACCAGCGGGTTCGTCCAGCATCACCTGCTCGCCAGCCTCGTTGGTCAGCGTATCGGTCATCGGGTTGAATGTCAGATCTCCGGCAATGACAAGCGCCGTTACGATTTCGGGCGATGCCACAAACGCGTGAGTGCTGGCGTTACCGTCGTTCCGCTTGGCGAAGTTCCGGTTGAACGACGTGATGATCGAGTTGGGGCGGGTAGGATCGTCCATGTGCCGCGCCCACTGCCCGATGCAGGGGCCACAGGCGTTGGCCAGTACCACACCACCGATTTCTTCGAACGTGTCCAGGATGCCGTCGCGCTCAGCCGTAAACCGTACCAGTTCCGAACCGGGTGTTACGGTAAATTCAGCTTTCGCTTTTAGTCCTTTGTTCGTGGCTTGAGCCGCTACCGACGCCGACCGGGTCATGTCTTCGTAGCTCGAGTTGGTACACGAACCGATCAGACCCACTTCCAGCCGCTCAGGCCAGTTGTTTTCCTTCACCGCCTTGGCGAAGTTCGACAGCGGCCACGCGAGGTCGGGCGTAAACGGACCGTTGATGTGCGGCTCCAGTTCGCTCAGGTTGATCTCGATCAGTTGATCATAATAGCTGGCAGGGTCGGCGTAGACTTCATCGTCCGAGCGCAGGTTAGCCTTCACCGCCTGTGCGGCATCGGCGATTTCGGCGCGGCTCGTCGCCCGCAGGTAATCACCCATTTTGTCGTCGTAAGCGAAGATCGACGTGGTTGCGCCAATCTCGGCACCCATGTTACAGATCGTGCCTTTACCCGTTGCCGACAGACTTTCAGCGCCTTCGCCGAAGTATTCCACGATGCAGCCCGTTCCGCCTTTTACGGTCAGGATACCGGCTACGCGCAGGATTACGTCTTTGGCCGATGCCCAGCCGCTCAGCTTGCCGGTCAGCTTCACACCGATCAGTTTGGGCATTTTCAGTTCCCAGGCCAGACCCGCCATTACGTCGCAGGCATCAGCACCACCGACACCGATAGCGATCATACCCAGACCACCCGCGTTTGGCGTGTGCGAATCGGTACCAATCATCATACCGCCGGGGAAGGCGTAGTTTTCGATTACTACCTGGTGAATGATACCAGCACCGGGCTTCCAGAAGCCGATGCCGTATTTGTCGGAGATCGACGCCAGAAAGTCGTAAACCTCTTTGTTTTTGTTTTTAGCTACGTCGAGATCCTTATCGGCACCGACCTCCGCCTGAATCAGGTGGTCACAGTGTACGGTTGAGGGAACGGCCACCTGCGGCCGGCCTGCCTGCATGAATTGCAGCAGGGCCATCTGGGCCGTTGCGTCCTGCATAGCCACGCGGTCCGGGGCGAAATCGACGTAGGTTTTCCCCCGTTCGAATGCCTCCGTCGGGCGGGCCGCCGAACCGTTACCGGCGAAGAGGTGGCTGTACAAAATTTTCTCCGACAAGGTTAGCGGTTTGCCCACAACCTGCCGGGCTGCTTCGACGCGCTCGCCAAGGTTGGCGTACACGCGCTGAATCATATCGACGTCAAAAGCCATAATAAAAAGCGGGATAACAGTTCTAAAAAAAGGGTATCTAATCAACTAACTACCGGAATACCGAATGCATTCCGGTTAACGGGTCAAAATTAGGGTATTATCAATGTTTTTGGAAATATTCCTATTATCGCGAATCAATCTACTTAAAACAGCCTTCTGCGCCACTATTCCGGGGCCACAAACGAATAAAGCGCCCGAACAGTCGTTGTATTTCTACCCAGATGCGTTATTTGCAACATATTTGGCACAAGAAGCTATCAATTCTCTACAGTATGAAACATGTTAACCTACTAATGACCGGGCTGGCGCTGCTGGTAATGGGCTTTGTCGTATCGGCCTGTAAAGACGAGGAAAACCCAATCACGACCGTGTCAACGCGCCCGACGACGACCGCTAGCAGCTATACGGCTACCATGAACGGTGCCAGCGAAAAGCCAACGGCTACAACGTCGACAGCATCGGGTTCGACCCGCGTACTGCTCAACGAAACGACCCGCGCCATCAGCTACACCGTAACGTATAGCGGCCTGACCCCAGTTGCCGGACACATTCACCGCATCACACCCAATTCGACTTCGGGTACGGGAGGAGTTGAAATTCCATTTTCCAGCCTTACATCGCCTATCGTTGGTAGCTACACGCTGGCCAGTCAGGCGCGGGTGGATAGCTTCAAGAACGGCTATTACTACTCGAATCTGCACACGACGGCCTATCCCAACGGTGAAATCCGGGGCGATATCAAAAAGTAATAACTGTGCCGCAGCATTGCGACGAACGTCCGCCGGGGAGCCAGTCCCCGGCGGACGTTTCGTTTTATGGGCCGTGGCTGATAAGTAGATTTTTACGCAACGTCTGCTTCCAATACAATCTAGTACAGGTATAAAGGGAGTAACGATCCGGCTAGAAAACGACCCCTGAATGTTAAACCCAAAACGTTAAACGCCACTTTATGCAAGTCCGCTACGCCGTTGGTCCCAACGAAACGCGCCAGTTCAACACCACCGAACTCCGGGAGAATTTTCTGATCGAGACGCTGTTTTCGCCCGACAGCCTTCAGCTTTGTTACAGCCACTACGACCGCGTGATCGTCGGCGGAGCGATGCCCGTAAGCAGCCCGGTTGAGCTACCGACATACCCTGAACTGCGCAGTGATTTCTTTCTGGAACGGCGCGAACTGGGTGTTATCAATGTCGGCGGGGCAGGCTCGGTAACGGTCGACGGACAGACGTACGAGCTGGCTAAACTCGACGGGCTATACGTCGGACGAAGCAGCCGTAGCGTATCGTTTGCCAGCGCGTCGGCCGACGAACCCGCCCGGTTTTACCTGCTGTCGTCGCCCGCCCACAAAGATTACCCCACGCAGAAAGCCGCGCAGGGCGACGTGTTTTCGGCACCGATGGGGTCGGCAGAAGCAGCCAACGACCGGACGATTTACCGGTACATCCACAAAGACGGACTGCAAAGCTGTCAGCTCGTGATGGGTCTGACGATTCTGAAGCCCGGCAGTGTCTGGAACACCATGCCCGCCCACGTTCACGACCGGCGCATGGAAGCCTACTTTTATTTCGACCTCGACCCGGCGCACCGCATCGTGCATTTGATGGGCCAACCGACCGAAACGCGGCACCTGATGGTTGCCAATCACCAGGCGATCATCTCGCCCCCCTGGTCGATTCACTCCGGCTGCGGCACGGCAAACTACTCATTCATCTGGGGCATGGCCGGCGAAAACCTCGACTACGCCGACATGGATCTGATCGCGATTGCAGACTTGAAATAGGGTTTAACGTTTTTGGTTTAAGGTTTAAAGTTCTGGTAAATAACCCGTCGGCCCTCAACCTTAAACGTTAGACCAAAAACGTTAAACCAACCAATGAGACTCCTCCCCATCCTCGCCCTGCTGATTGCTGGCCCGGTGCTGGCGCAGACGCCGATTGACGTCGACAAGGAATTTGCGTTTGCTGCCCAGCAGTACCGGGGAATGCTGCAAAGCCACCCCGACACGTCGAAGTTCCCGCAGTCGAGCAAGCCCGACGGAAGCCCTGACGACCGGAAATCGAGTTGGTGGTGCAGCGGGTTTTTCGGCGGGTCGCTGTGGCACATTTACCAGCGTACCAACGACCCGTTCTGGAAAGAAGAGGCTCAGAAATGGACGATGGCCGTAGCGAAGGAACAGTACAACACCGGTACGCACGACCTCGGCTTTATGATCTATTGCCCGTTCGGCAACGGCTACCGGCTGACTAAAAACGAAGCGTACAAGCCGATCATGCTGACGGGCGCGCAGTCGCTGTCGACCCGGTTCACCCCCAGCGTCGGGGTTATCAAGTCGTGGAATAAGTTTCAGCAGTACGATTATCCAGTCATCATCGACAACATGATGAACCTGGAACTGCTGTTCTGGGCGGCCAACAACGGGGGTGACAAACGCCTGCGCGACATCGCCATTACCCACGCCGACAACACGATCAAAAACCACTACCGGCCCGACAACAGCAGCTACCACGTGGTGTGCTACAACCCGGATGGCACGGTGGCGGCTAAGAAAACGGCGCAGGGCTACGCTGATAATTCGGCCTGGGCGCGGGGACAAGCGTGGGGGCTGTATGGCTACACGGTGATGTACCGCGAAACGAAAGACAAGAAGTACCTCGATCAGGCCCGGAAAATCGCCGACTTCTACCTGAACCATCCCAATCTGCCCGCCGACAAGATTCCATACTGGGACTTCAATGCTCCCGGTATTCCGGCCGAAGAGCGCGACGCGTCGGCGGGGGCTATTGCGGCATCAGCCCTGCTTGAGTTGAGTACCCACGGCGGTTCATCGGCTAAAACGTACTACCAGCAGGCCGAACGGATGCTGCAAAGCCTGAGCAGCCCGGCCTACAAAGCCAAACCGGGGGGCGACAACCATTTTATTCTCGTGCACAGCGTCGGCCACAAACCGGCCAAAAGCGAAGTCGATACACCGATCATTTACGCCGACTACTATTACCTGGAAGCCCTGCTGCGTTACGATGCACTTCGGAAGAAACAGGGATAAATGCGTTGATGAATGGCGGTTGTGAGAAACGGCAGTCGGGCGATCCGGCTGCCGTTTTGCGTATTCAGCCCGCCGAACCGGCCCCGATTCATAAAATCCGTTCATTAACAAAAAACAATCGTCCATAGACAACACGTTTGAACGTCAGCAGCAGAAAATGCCCGTCATCGGCTCAAATTCAGTTGTTTTCCCGAACAGATACGAACGTAGCACGGATACATCTTGTTAACTATATATATCCAAATCCGTGTTAGTTCATAGGCTGTCTCAGGCAAAGGGCTTGTTTGAGTCAGTCGTTTTGCGTCTATATTTGGCGCGGATGGCTACGGTCATTTTCTGGTAAAAATCGGTGTGCAACGTCGATCTGCCTATCCAGACCAATCTGAAAGCCGGGGGCTTTCATCAACCTGATTACCTGATATGTCGAAAAACTTAGTTATAGTCGAATCACCCGCCAAGGCAAAAACCATCGAAGGCTACCTCGGAAAAGACTTCACCGTGAAGTCGAGTTTCGGGCACGTCCGCGATTTGCCGAAGGACGGAATGGCTGTCGACGTTACCAACGGATTTAAGCCGTCCTACGAAATATCGCCCGACAAGAAAAAGCTGGTGAGCGAGCTGAAGTCGCTGGCTAAGTCGGCCGATGAAGTGTGGCTGGCAACGGACGATGACCGCGAAGGAGAAGCCATTTCGTGGCACCTCAAAGAAGCTCTCGGTCTGCGCGACAATACCAAGCGGATCGTGTTTCGAGAGATCACCAAAAACGCGATCCTTAACGCCATCCAACAACCCCGCACCATTGACGTCGATCTGGTCAATGCGCAGCAGGCCCGGCGTGTGCTCGACCGGTTGGTTGGCTACGAACTGTCGCCGGTGCTGTGGCGCAAGATCAAAGGCGGCAGCACGGGGCTGTCGGCCGGACGTGTGCAGTCGGTGGCGTTGCGGCTGGTGGTCGAGCGGGAGCGCGAGATCGATAAGCACGCGGCTAAGTCGTCGTTTAAAGTGGCGGCTCAGTTCATCGTCGACGGCAACAAAGTCCTGAACGCCGAGATCCCGAAGAACTTCGCGACGGCAACCGACGCGCGGGCTTTCCTCGAAGCCTGTATCGGTGCTTCGTTCACGATCAAAAGTCTGGAAACGCGTCCGGCCAAGAAAAGCCCGGCACCGCCGTTTACTACCTCAACCCTGCAACAGGAAGCCTCGCGTAAGCTGGGTTATGCCGTCGACCGGACGATGCGGATTGCGCAGAACCTCTACGAAGCTGGTAAAATCTCGTACATGCGTACCGACTCGACCAACCTCTCGCAGGAAGCCATTGAGAAGGCAGTGAGCGAGATTCAGACCGAGTTTGGTCAGCAGTACGTACAGACGCGGCAGTTCAAGACGAAGAACGAATCGGCGCAGGAGGCTCACGAAGCCATTCGCCCGACTAACTTCAACGACCGCAACGCCGGTGGCGACCGCGATCAGAAGCGACTGTACGAATTGATCTGGAAGCGGGCTATCGCGTCGCAAATGGCCGACGCCCAGCTCGAACGCACGACCGTTACGATCAGCATCAACTTCGCCAACGGCACGACCCAGAACTTTGACGTCTTCGGCGACGACTATAATCCAGCCGCCAAACCGCAAACCGCGAACGACAAACCACAATCCGGCAGCTTTCCTTCAGAACTGGTCGCGCAGGGTGAGGTAATCAAGTTCGACGGGTTTCTGCGCGTGTACCTCGAATCGAAAGACGACGAGGACGACGAAGATGCAAAAGGCATGCTGCCCCCGCTGCGTATCGGACAGGTGCTGAACCTGGGGCAGATGAAGGCCACCGAGAAGTTTACCCGGCCTCAACCCCGCTACGCCGAAGCGTCGCTGGTGAAGAAGCTGGAAGAAATGGGTATCGGTCGCCCGTCGACCTATGCGCCGACGATTTCGACCATCGTCAACCGGGGCTACGTCATCAAGCAGGACAAGCCCGGACAGGAGCGCAAATACATCGAATACACGCTGGCGAAAGATCAGATATCTGAAACGAGCGGCAAGGAAACGTTCGGCTCTGAAAAGGCCAAGCTGTTCCCGACCAACACGGGGATTGTGGTCAATGATTTTCTGGTCGAATATTTCCCCGACATTGTGGATTACAAATTCACGGCGACGGTTGAGAAAGACTTTGACGAAATCGCCGATGGCCGCATGAACTGGCAGAAGATGCTGGAAGGCTTCTACGGCGATTTTCACAAGAACATCACCGAGATTCAGGGGTCGTCTGTCGTTACGTTCAAGACCGGTGCCCGCGAACTGGGTGCTGATCCGCGCACAGGTAAGAAAGTGTCGGCCCGGCTGGGTAAGTACGGCGCATTCGTGCAGATCGGCGAATCGACCGACGACGAAAAACCGCAGTACGCCAACCTGCGCGACGGTCAGCTAATCGAAACGATCAGTCTGGACGATGCGCTGGCCTTGTTTGCCTTGCCGCGCGAAGTCGGCTTCTTTGAAGACAAGCCCATGACCATCGGCATCGGTAAGTTCGGCCCCTACGTGAAGCACGACGACAAATACGTGTCGCTGACCCGCGAAGACGACCCGTATACTATCGACGAGACCCGGACTATCGAACTGATTCAGGCCAAGCGCGCCGAGTCGGTCAGT is part of the Spirosoma rhododendri genome and encodes:
- a CDS encoding DUF2490 domain-containing protein, encoding MKQYYLLLVLLGFSLGCLAQQNRLIDRNAIGWYTYNGDHKIAKRWTIHTEYQWRRVELIRSWQQSLSRLGANYKLSDRVKVGGGYTFFVTYPYGDYPVADQGVPTLEHRAHEEIQLSDQLGTVRFSHRFRFEQRWLSIGADNNPRRVTGWEYQNRVRYQLAGTVPLAGPTIEPGEFYANFFDELFMGYGRNVGDNIFNQNRISGGFGYQFLDNLQLELNYLNQITQHPESDPISGKPVFEINHGFRLNLNYDLDFTKR
- a CDS encoding SGNH/GDSL hydrolase family protein; this translates as MRTGLALLLFALVLTTAFIAKPTRVVFFGDSITQAGVNPGGYIDRLRKMLPADQFELIGAGIGGNKIYDLFLRMDTDVLAQKPDVVVVWVGVNDVWHKSSFGTGTDPDKFVKFYDAVIDKLQAAGAKVMLCTPAAIGEKTDFSNQQDGDLNQYSQLIRDLAKRRNLPVIDLRKAFLEYNVKNNPDNKDKGILTTDRVHLNDAGNQFVAEQMQKALTGNVAAK
- a CDS encoding aconitate hydratase, with amino-acid sequence MAFDVDMIQRVYANLGERVEAARQVVGKPLTLSEKILYSHLFAGNGSAARPTEAFERGKTYVDFAPDRVAMQDATAQMALLQFMQAGRPQVAVPSTVHCDHLIQAEVGADKDLDVAKNKNKEVYDFLASISDKYGIGFWKPGAGIIHQVVIENYAFPGGMMIGTDSHTPNAGGLGMIAIGVGGADACDVMAGLAWELKMPKLIGVKLTGKLSGWASAKDVILRVAGILTVKGGTGCIVEYFGEGAESLSATGKGTICNMGAEIGATTSIFAYDDKMGDYLRATSRAEIADAAQAVKANLRSDDEVYADPASYYDQLIEINLSELEPHINGPFTPDLAWPLSNFAKAVKENNWPERLEVGLIGSCTNSSYEDMTRSASVAAQATNKGLKAKAEFTVTPGSELVRFTAERDGILDTFEEIGGVVLANACGPCIGQWARHMDDPTRPNSIITSFNRNFAKRNDGNASTHAFVASPEIVTALVIAGDLTFNPMTDTLTNEAGEQVMLDEPAGIEQPLQGYAVDDAGYQAPAEDGSGVKVIVSPTSDRLQLLAPFKAWEGTDLTGLKLLIKAKGKCTTDHISMAGPWLKYRGHLDNISNNMLIGAVNYYNDKTNTVKNQLTGEYGEVPAVQRAYKAAGIGSVVVGDENYGEGSSREHAAMEPRFLGVRAILVRSFARIHETNLKKQGMLALTFANPADYDKVQEDDSIDIKGLTSFAPGVPLTVVLNHADGSSDEFAVNHTYNEGQIEWFKAGAALNIIRMKQGANA
- a CDS encoding McrC family protein, coding for MHTRRTNRFAVTEQSLITTDASMGDDATIVSGRAFDLLREQALDPDSDWLTLFTRKGREYVRIGPYVGLVQLADGTQLELLPKLEQPDQARPLLLTMLRHLPDSPFRTLPMSQTGAADLPLWDVFVLTFLNVLTTLTRQGLQRAYETVERNEPVWKGKFQATRHLRDNAHHAERLAVRYDQLSADIAPNRLLKSTLATIDKQLSRSPVQAQVRQWLCTLDDVPECVSIPDDLRASQRLGRLFARYEPALRWAEALLLGQAFGAQSGRTNSLSLLFPMPRVFEAYVAHGVRRYWSESGLVTVQESSAHLVDEHVGAPKFKLRPDILIRQADGQTLVLDTKWKLLDSTDRRGNYGIEQADLYQLFAYGKKYDATRLFLIYPMNPAFREPLHVFGYDASTTLHVLPFDLSRPLAAEVDKLVQYAQSV
- the kduI gene encoding 5-dehydro-4-deoxy-D-glucuronate isomerase — its product is MQVRYAVGPNETRQFNTTELRENFLIETLFSPDSLQLCYSHYDRVIVGGAMPVSSPVELPTYPELRSDFFLERRELGVINVGGAGSVTVDGQTYELAKLDGLYVGRSSRSVSFASASADEPARFYLLSSPAHKDYPTQKAAQGDVFSAPMGSAEAANDRTIYRYIHKDGLQSCQLVMGLTILKPGSVWNTMPAHVHDRRMEAYFYFDLDPAHRIVHLMGQPTETRHLMVANHQAIISPPWSIHSGCGTANYSFIWGMAGENLDYADMDLIAIADLK
- a CDS encoding CHRD domain-containing protein; the encoded protein is MKHVNLLMTGLALLVMGFVVSACKDEENPITTVSTRPTTTASSYTATMNGASEKPTATTSTASGSTRVLLNETTRAISYTVTYSGLTPVAGHIHRITPNSTSGTGGVEIPFSSLTSPIVGSYTLASQARVDSFKNGYYYSNLHTTAYPNGEIRGDIKK